A single Carnobacterium alterfunditum DSM 5972 DNA region contains:
- a CDS encoding YitT family protein, giving the protein MTQLKTPNFWIEQAKKIFFVFFAAITNAIALNNFLIPSNIYAAGINGVSQLISGILDGSLGIIIDTGVLILVFNIPIALLGWFKVGRNFTLYSFMTSVLISFFAILLPINPLTNDPLMNALFGGIISGAGIGFALKFGFSTGGMDIISMVLAKTTGRSIGTLIFSMNLLIVSSAGLLYGWEYALYTLVSIYVMTKMIDTIHTSHQKVTAMIVTNEPDALVKKIHEKLIRGITIIPAKGAYSKTDRSVLMMVITRYEMYELEQAVREADASAFVNFMETNKVLGEFWSFDRQKESQLKR; this is encoded by the coding sequence ATGACACAATTAAAAACACCAAATTTTTGGATCGAACAAGCCAAAAAAATCTTCTTCGTTTTTTTTGCAGCGATTACAAATGCAATTGCTTTGAATAACTTTTTAATTCCCTCAAATATTTATGCTGCAGGGATTAATGGAGTTTCGCAATTAATATCAGGTATTTTAGATGGTTCTTTAGGCATCATTATCGATACGGGTGTATTGATACTTGTATTTAACATACCTATCGCGCTACTTGGATGGTTCAAAGTAGGGAGAAATTTCACATTATACAGTTTCATGACTTCGGTTTTGATTTCGTTTTTTGCTATTCTTTTACCGATAAATCCATTGACGAATGATCCTTTGATGAATGCTCTGTTTGGAGGCATCATTAGTGGAGCAGGAATTGGATTTGCTTTGAAATTTGGTTTTTCGACTGGTGGAATGGATATTATTTCAATGGTATTGGCCAAAACAACAGGAAGATCGATCGGGACATTGATATTTTCAATGAATTTACTCATTGTTTCATCGGCTGGTTTACTATACGGTTGGGAATATGCTCTTTATACCTTGGTATCGATTTACGTTATGACTAAGATGATTGATACAATACACACCAGTCATCAAAAAGTGACAGCTATGATTGTAACCAATGAACCGGATGCTTTGGTGAAGAAAATACACGAAAAATTAATAAGAGGAATTACAATTATTCCTGCTAAAGGTGCTTATTCAAAAACGGATCGTTCTGTTCTAATGATGGTCATTACTCGTTATGAAATGTATGAATTAGAACAAGCGGTCAGAGAAGCAGATGCTTCAGCATTTGTTAATTTTATGGAAACAAATAAAGTACTAGGAGAATTTTGGAGTTTTGATCGACAAAAAGAATCTCAACTAAAAAGATAA
- the trmD gene encoding tRNA (guanosine(37)-N1)-methyltransferase TrmD: protein MKIDVLTLFPRMFQGPLTESIIGKAIEKDLLQVNVMNFRDYTDNKHQNVDDYPYGGGAGMLLKAQPIFAALDAVKEKNPDTKKRVILLDPAGIPFTQSVAEELADEEHLVFICGHYEGYDERIRTLVTDEISLGDYVLTGGELGAMVIIDATVRLLPEVLGNDQSAKTDSHSTGLLEQPQYTRPAEFRGMKVPDVLISGNHKKIKEWQDKESIRRTIERRPDMLETVKLSEEQQRYLKEIKQEN, encoded by the coding sequence ATGAAAATTGATGTTTTGACCTTATTCCCAAGAATGTTCCAAGGGCCATTGACCGAGTCCATTATTGGAAAAGCTATTGAAAAAGATTTACTTCAAGTGAATGTGATGAATTTTAGAGACTACACAGATAATAAACACCAAAATGTAGATGATTATCCGTATGGCGGCGGTGCAGGAATGTTGTTAAAAGCACAGCCTATTTTTGCTGCACTAGATGCCGTAAAAGAAAAAAATCCAGATACAAAAAAACGTGTAATTTTATTGGATCCGGCAGGTATTCCGTTTACTCAATCCGTAGCAGAAGAATTAGCAGATGAAGAGCACTTAGTGTTTATTTGCGGCCATTATGAAGGCTATGACGAACGTATTCGGACTCTGGTAACAGATGAAATTTCTTTAGGTGATTATGTTTTAACCGGTGGAGAATTAGGCGCTATGGTGATAATCGATGCAACTGTTCGTTTACTACCTGAAGTTTTAGGGAATGATCAATCGGCTAAAACAGATTCTCATTCTACGGGTCTTTTAGAACAGCCACAATACACCAGGCCTGCTGAGTTTCGTGGGATGAAAGTTCCGGATGTACTAATTAGCGGCAATCATAAAAAAATAAAAGAGTGGCAAGATAAAGAATCAATCAGACGTACAATTGAGAGACGTCCTGATATGCTTGAGACAGTAAAGTTATCAGAAGAACAGCAAAGATATTTAAAAGAAATAAAACAAGAGAATTGA
- the rplS gene encoding 50S ribosomal protein L19, whose protein sequence is MSKLIEAITNGQLREDIPAFRPGDTVRVHAKIVEGTRERIQLFEGVVIKRRGAGISQSYTVRKISNGIGVERTFPLHSPRVAQIEVVRFGKVRRAKLYYLRELHGKAARIKEIRR, encoded by the coding sequence ATGAGTAAATTAATCGAAGCAATTACTAACGGCCAATTACGTGAAGACATTCCAGCTTTCCGTCCAGGAGATACTGTACGTGTTCATGCTAAAATCGTCGAAGGTACTAGAGAACGTATCCAATTATTTGAAGGTGTTGTAATCAAACGCCGTGGTGCTGGAATCAGCCAATCTTATACAGTTCGTAAAATTTCTAATGGAATTGGCGTTGAACGTACATTCCCATTACATTCACCACGTGTTGCTCAAATTGAAGTTGTTCGCTTTGGTAAAGTACGTCGTGCTAAATTGTACTACTTACGTGAATTACACGGAAAAGCAGCTCGTATCAAAGAAATTCGTCGTTAA
- a CDS encoding YajQ family cyclic di-GMP-binding protein yields MAKEASFDIVSEMNMEEIKNSIQLATKEIANRFDFKGSLSEIKLEKEKLILVSDDDFKLEQVKDVLSNKLVKRGVPTRNLHYSSTEKAFGGNVRQFADLISGIDKEHAKTITQLIKKSGIKVKTQIQDDQIRVIGKNRDDLQQVIALLRDANLPIDLQFTNYR; encoded by the coding sequence ATGGCAAAAGAAGCAAGTTTTGATATCGTTTCAGAAATGAATATGGAAGAGATAAAAAATTCTATACAGTTAGCAACAAAAGAAATTGCTAATCGTTTTGATTTTAAAGGATCCCTCAGCGAGATCAAATTAGAAAAAGAAAAATTAATTTTAGTTTCAGATGATGATTTTAAATTAGAGCAAGTAAAAGACGTTTTGTCTAATAAATTGGTCAAAAGAGGCGTTCCCACCAGAAACCTGCACTATTCTTCAACCGAAAAAGCTTTTGGCGGAAATGTGCGTCAATTCGCTGACTTGATTAGTGGGATCGACAAAGAACACGCAAAAACGATTACTCAACTCATTAAAAAATCGGGTATCAAAGTTAAAACACAAATACAAGACGATCAAATACGAGTGATTGGTAAAAACCGTGATGATTTGCAACAAGTCATTGCTTTATTGCGAGATGCTAATTTACCAATAGATCTTCAGTTTACAAATTATAGGTAA
- a CDS encoding OsmC family protein → MKDQKPLFHAEMVNETGVKGQAFVKNGGLKVKLSSPLNDDEGTNPEELIGLSLSTCLNATIQSLLKARGKENTSRVEAHVDFMREPNGIGYFFNVKAFAKIDGLSFEENEKIVKEAENRCPVSKLLAGSETVSVKAVREF, encoded by the coding sequence ATGAAAGATCAAAAGCCTTTATTTCATGCTGAAATGGTTAATGAAACGGGTGTAAAGGGTCAAGCATTTGTAAAAAATGGTGGGCTAAAAGTTAAACTTTCTAGTCCGTTAAATGACGATGAAGGCACAAATCCTGAAGAATTGATTGGATTGTCTTTGAGTACTTGTTTAAATGCCACGATTCAATCTTTATTAAAAGCAAGAGGAAAAGAAAATACAAGCCGCGTTGAAGCTCATGTCGATTTTATGCGTGAACCAAATGGAATTGGCTACTTCTTTAACGTAAAAGCTTTTGCAAAAATTGACGGGTTGTCTTTTGAAGAAAATGAAAAAATCGTGAAAGAAGCTGAGAATCGTTGTCCTGTATCTAAATTATTAGCAGGAAGTGAGACAGTGTCAGTAAAAGCTGTTAGAGAGTTTTAA